One Natator depressus isolate rNatDep1 chromosome 6, rNatDep2.hap1, whole genome shotgun sequence DNA window includes the following coding sequences:
- the LOC141990209 gene encoding LOW QUALITY PROTEIN: coiled-coil domain-containing protein 170-like (The sequence of the model RefSeq protein was modified relative to this genomic sequence to represent the inferred CDS: deleted 2 bases in 1 codon), with amino-acid sequence MLLVRREKAEQKAASLDKKLAEVTDKLSSSMNIDIKGQEDPLGFLVIKFPTLLKEHSLEKTRIALLEKALATQEMELKASRETIVNLVSEMKKDKKTAAGHTEQLAILKKEKDEAVLTKNTFERNNTILLERLKDKQIAWDNCCQELLHKEKKITELDRALHASMYETKTTQILYQTFISQLATLLSNTFITVAGTEEAIKERIQEIRGSEYSWKSKTDELQQKVVSLTSQLEQQHDLYHEALSKSYKAEEVLQKQKGSLKRVEKKLAAEDLFLERFISERKKHMGFLQELTEKLQINQVSSPESLHCQYEMLLDKAEQLSKLDTEYLIANKNCIFNLQKVSVNSQREKIKMKTWQIEQLTEKIKQFEKGKEQQVCLNTGQDPQSLKAQKESEKLQELLSEMKMSNQTLQAKFVSVNDLKNKTIEELSKSLEKFEKIKEKAARKVVSLKTELDYTEHEARKEKERAHHMLEAVTNELHIAKRALEKVARREKQLVDFREAITKIMGFCINTLAISDKEVIRQLKQFIQAYEFSKVTSNNESKLLCGFTTGFENQ; translated from the exons ATGCTTCTGGTGAGGAGAGAAAAAGCAGAGCAAAAAGCAGCTAGCTTGGATAAGAAGTTGGCAGAAGTCACAGACAAGTTATCCTCTTCCATGAATATAGATATCAAAGGACAAGAAGATCCTTTGGGATTTTTAGTAATAAAG TTTCCAACGCTCTTGAAGGAACATTCACTAGAAAAGACAAGAATTGCACTTCTTGAAAAAGCCTTGGCTACTCAAGAAATGGAGCTTAAAGCTAGTAGGGAAACAATAGTGAATCTTGTTTCAGAAATGAAAAAGGATAAAAAAACAGCAGCTGGTCACACTGAACAACTGGCAATACTAAAGAAG GAGAAGGATGAGGCTGTATTGACCAA aaacACCTTTGAAAGGAATAACACCATTCTCTTAGAAAGATTGAAAGACAAGCAAATAGCTTGGGATAACTGTTGCCAAGAATTGCtccataaagagaaaaaaatcactgagTTAGATAGAGCTCTGCATGCCTCCATGTATGAGACTAAAACTACACAGATTCTATATCAAACCTTCATCAGTCAACTGGCTACACTTCTGAGCAACACCTTCATAACTGTGGCTGGGACAGAGGAAGCTATTAAAGAAAGGATACAAGAAATCCGTGGCAGTGAATATTCTTGGAAATCT AAAACTGATGAACTGCAGCAGAAAGTTGTGTCACTAACCAGTCAGCTAGAACAGCAGCATGATCTATATCATGAGGCTCTGAGTAAATCCTATAAAGCTGAAGAAGTGCTTCAGAAACAAAAGGGATCCCTAAAGCGCGTG GAAAAAAAGCTTGCTGCAGAAGATTTGTTCTTAGAGAGATTTATCTCCGAAAGGAAGAAA CACATGGGGTTTCTGCAAGAGCTGACAGAGAAGCTACAGATTAATCAGGTTAGCTCACCAGAAAGTCTGCACTGCCAATATGAAATGCTCTTGGACAAAGCAGAACAGCTTAGTAAACTGGATACAGAATATCTCATTGCGAACAAGAACTGCATCTTTAATTTGCAGAAGGTCAGT GTAAATTCTcaaagggaaaaaatcaaaatgaagacTTGGCAGATAGAACAACTGACAGAGAAGATCAAACagtttgaaaaaggaaaagagcAACAGGTCTGCTTGAATACTGGGCAGGATCCACAGAGCCTGAAAGCCCAGAAAGAATCTGAGAAACTTCAGGAACTGCTTAGTGAAATGAAAATGTCAAATCAAACTCTCCAGGCAAAATTTGTGAGTGTAAATGATCTCAAA AACAAAACCATAGAAGAACTCAGTAAATCTTTGGAAAAATTTGAAAAGATTAAGGAGAAAGCAGCTAGAAAGGTGGTCAGTTTGAAAACAGAACTAGACTACACAGAACATGAGgcaaggaaggagaaagagagggcCCATCATATGTTGGAAGCAGTCACTAATGAGCTCCACATAGCAAAAAGAGCACTTGAAAAAGTAGCAAGAAGAGAAAAACAG CTTGTTGACTTTAGAGAAGCCATTACAAAAATTATGGGATTTTGCATAAATACATTGGCTATATCAGACAAGGAGGTCATCAGACAACTAAAGCAATTTATACAAGCCTATGAATTTTCTAAAGTTACTTCTAACAATGAATCAAAACTTTTGTGTGGTTTTACAACTGGATTTGAGAATCAGTAA